A window of Pyrobaculum aerophilum str. IM2 contains these coding sequences:
- a CDS encoding helix-turn-helix transcriptional regulator, with protein MQNQLEKRIVEIVVTHHHDNDTTLRNLSKITGAPYSTVRRAVYRLEREGVVRVRKLQNEYLVKIRNMARAWELGYLPSVYLTYGSGHVAPIVAYRNGFYLSDEAYISLPFKIKKHEALDVVLDLEMKSREVMEDAISYMGEWPRFTALFYRTTLQPAVDIFVQWARRNGLEPGDWMPPAYGFFAFLLYVVRKLTGLEWKDAYCKALELVASYISETKAGDSPTEEFVQKILAEMEKWPCTK; from the coding sequence GTGCAGAATCAGCTAGAAAAGAGGATAGTAGAGATCGTTGTAACACACCACCACGACAACGACACGACGCTGAGAAATCTGTCGAAAATAACCGGCGCGCCCTACTCCACAGTGAGAAGAGCGGTGTATAGACTAGAAAGAGAAGGCGTGGTGAGAGTCCGCAAACTACAAAACGAGTATTTAGTGAAAATACGCAATATGGCGAGGGCGTGGGAGCTGGGCTATCTGCCCTCTGTCTACTTAACCTACGGCTCAGGACACGTGGCCCCCATTGTGGCGTATAGAAACGGGTTTTATCTAAGCGACGAGGCGTACATATCCCTCCCCTTCAAGATCAAAAAACACGAGGCGTTAGACGTGGTGTTAGATCTCGAGATGAAATCGCGGGAGGTAATGGAAGACGCAATTAGCTACATGGGGGAGTGGCCCCGCTTCACGGCGCTGTTCTACCGCACTACTCTCCAACCGGCCGTCGACATATTCGTGCAGTGGGCCAGGAGAAACGGCCTAGAGCCGGGTGACTGGATGCCTCCTGCCTACGGCTTTTTCGCCTTTCTACTGTACGTGGTGAGAAAACTGACGGGGCTGGAGTGGAAAGACGCTTACTGCAAGGCATTAGAGCTCGTGGCCTCTTACATCTCTGAGACCAAGGCGGGGGACAGCCCCACTGAGGAATTCGTCCAGAAGATACTCGCAGAAATGGAGAAATGGCCCTGTACAAAATAA
- a CDS encoding ABC transporter transmembrane domain-containing protein, protein MNIYKSKYLQLLKLDIYYINKFKKYSYSFYSLYFVFVGLILSTNYLLGLAVDSAVSLNLKSTLLFSLLFLFSMAMLNIINFLSEYISDIYKKLVEFDIIERIIKNNTATPREPGEVISRISSDVENAVGAIVISVWIIFVIVRIVATFLFASSISLELAILILPFVVVYGLLTYFIGPRLMRARSEEREYYAHWFKRLKESIEAGLSLCRVNILGVPKIYVTTTAEYFGKFKRFTFYNRGLMFLANMPVVIGPNLIFVLAVINAINGMGTVGEAVALRGVLSNLFEPVAHLAATVGSYYVLVTSYERIAPLLESRAEKIETAPYAEFKNAVFKYDGRTVLYVEELAVRPGDFIWVRGP, encoded by the coding sequence ATGAATATTTATAAATCTAAATATTTACAACTTTTAAAACTTGATATATATTATATAAATAAATTCAAAAAATACAGTTATTCTTTTTATAGTCTATATTTTGTATTTGTTGGACTTATTTTATCGACTAACTATTTGCTGGGCCTGGCGGTCGACAGCGCAGTGTCGTTAAATCTTAAGTCCACGCTTCTCTTCTCTCTGTTGTTTTTATTCTCTATGGCTATGTTGAATATTATAAACTTCCTTTCGGAATATATTTCCGATATTTATAAAAAGCTTGTAGAATTTGATATTATTGAAAGAATTATTAAAAATAATACGGCCACACCCAGAGAGCCTGGAGAGGTAATCTCCCGCATTAGTTCCGATGTTGAAAATGCCGTGGGTGCTATAGTGATAAGTGTATGGATTATATTCGTCATCGTCCGCATTGTTGCGACGTTTTTATTTGCGTCATCTATATCACTGGAATTAGCCATATTAATACTGCCGTTTGTCGTAGTATACGGCTTGTTGACTTATTTCATAGGGCCGAGGTTGATGAGAGCCCGCTCTGAGGAGAGGGAATACTACGCGCATTGGTTCAAGAGGCTTAAGGAGTCTATCGAGGCGGGGCTCTCGCTCTGCAGAGTAAATATACTGGGGGTGCCCAAGATCTACGTTACTACCACGGCGGAGTACTTCGGCAAGTTTAAGCGTTTTACTTTTTACAACCGCGGTCTTATGTTCCTTGCGAATATGCCCGTGGTTATTGGTCCTAACCTCATATTTGTCCTCGCCGTTATCAACGCAATCAACGGCATGGGCACCGTGGGCGAGGCAGTGGCACTACGAGGCGTATTATCCAATTTGTTCGAGCCGGTAGCGCATTTGGCCGCCACAGTCGGCTCTTACTACGTATTAGTCACCTCATACGAGAGGATAGCGCCCCTCTTGGAGTCCCGCGCGGAGAAAATCGAGACTGCGCCTTACGCCGAGTTTAAAAACGCAGTTTTTAAATACGACGGGAGGACGGTTCTATACGTCGAAGAGCTGGCGGTCAGGCCGGGGGATTTCATATGGGTGAGGGGGCCCTAG
- a CDS encoding ATP-binding cassette domain-containing protein, with amino-acid sequence MGKAAALAQVDFPLDKQCGERGSELSEGQRQRVLIARAFLRRPKVLVLDEITSGLNVELERKVLEAARGVAEAVVVISHRDTPAQYANKIAEVKNGVCYIQTKPYSNGVANVARA; translated from the coding sequence GTGGGAAAAGCGGCGGCCTTGGCCCAAGTTGACTTCCCTCTGGATAAACAATGCGGCGAAAGAGGATCGGAGCTTTCGGAGGGACAGAGACAGAGGGTGTTAATAGCTAGGGCATTTTTGAGGAGACCGAAAGTGCTGGTGCTGGACGAGATTACGTCGGGTTTAAACGTGGAGCTTGAAAGAAAAGTGCTGGAAGCGGCGCGGGGAGTGGCTGAGGCCGTTGTGGTGATATCGCATAGAGATACGCCAGCGCAATACGCCAATAAAATAGCAGAGGTTAAAAACGGCGTCTGTTACATACAAACAAAGCCTTATAGCAACGGGGTAGCGAACGTGGCTAGAGCTTAA